The Benincasa hispida cultivar B227 chromosome 11, ASM972705v1, whole genome shotgun sequence genome has a segment encoding these proteins:
- the LOC120089909 gene encoding uncharacterized protein LOC120089909: protein MEKMEINGRNPNLNGDGNHSSGDSKVALNGKSNETPMFINHAEIAWHERRREWVGDHSENVQRAPMEPILSWTTTYADLLLTAEPFQQPIPLAEMVDFLVDIWHEDGLYD, encoded by the exons atggagaaaatggaaatcAATGGTAGAAATCCTAATTTGAATGGAGATGGGAACCATTCTTCAGGTGATTCAAAGGTTGCCTTAAATGGCAAGTCTAACGAGACGCCTATGTTCATCAACCACG CGGAGATAGCTTGGCATGAAAGAAGAAGGGAATGGGTAGGTGACCATTCTGAAAATGTGCAACGAGCACCTATGGAACCAATCTTGAG TTGGACAACAACTTATGCAGATCTTCTTTTAACTGCAGAGCCTTTTCAGCAGCCTATTCCTTTAGCT GAAATGGTGGACTTCTTGGTTGATATCTGGCATGAAGACGGCCTCTATGATTAG
- the LOC120091721 gene encoding FAD synthase, which produces MEIDKAIRDCDDRRLKTKYNNAIYVVKRALALYSTEEVAFSFNGGKDSTVLLHILRAAFFLHKEEEGCSVDGLKEFPIRTIYFESPSAFPEINSFTYDMATNYGLLMDIIRTDFKSGLESLLKNRPVRAIFLGVRIGDPTAVGQEQFSPSSPGWPPFMRVNPILDWSYRDVWAFILTCKVQYCSLYDQGYTSIGSIHDTLPNALLCISNSSGSKEKFRPAYLLSDGRSERAGRAKRFSPSVLNSMSNGTSNVDLQKQSMLTASVIAVGDEILFGTVEDQLGLSLRRKVHSIGWSISHTSMVRNDIDSVAEEVELRRSANEMVFIYGGVGPLFSDATLGGIAKAFGVRLAPDEEFEEYLRHLIGEHCTGDRNEMAQLPEGITELLHHEKLPVPLIKCHNVIVFTATNIVELDLQWDCLIELTRTGDLFPLLEPYKSKHLTTKLSDVEIAPSLAKLCLEFPDIQIGCYRESRSGPIIISFKGKNEERNQLAAEALSKKFQTGAFSDINLNFQET; this is translated from the exons ATGGAAATCGATAAAGCAATCAGAGATTGTGACGATCGAAGACTCAAGACCAAGTACAATAACGCCATCTATGTTGTTAAGAGAGCTCTGGCTTTATATTC CACTGAAGAGGTCGCATTCAGCTTCAATGGCGGAAAAGATTCAACT GTTTTACTGCACATACTTCGAGCAGCATTTTTCCTGCATAAAGAGGAAGAAGGCTGTTCTGTTGATGGACTCAAGGAATTTCCTATTCGAACAATATATTTTGAGAGCCCATCTGCTTTTCCTGAAATTAACTCATTTACTTATGATATGGCAACTAA CTATGGCTTGCTAATGGATATCATCCGGACAGATTTCAAATCTGGCTTGGAGTCTTTATTGAAGAATAGACCTGTTAGAGCTATTTTCCTTGGTGTTCGCATTGGGGATCCAACTGCG GTTGGCCAGGAACAATTTTCCCCCAGTTCACCTGGATGGCCACCATTTATGAGAGTGAACCCCATTTTGGATTGGTCGTACAG aGATGTGTGGGCATTCATATTAACTTGCAAGGTCCAGTACTGCAGTCTTTATGATCAAGG atatACTTCAATTGGGAGTATACATGATACTCTTCCAAATGCGTTGTTATGCATTAGTAATTCCTCTGGAAGCAAGGAGAAATTTAGGCCCGCATACCTGCTTTCAGATGGAAGGTCAGAAAGAGCAGGGAGAGCAAAAAGGTTTTCACCTTCCGTACTAAATTCTATGAGTAATGGGACGAGCAATGTGGATTTGCAGAAACAGAGTATGCTCACTGCGTCAGTCATAGCTGTTGGAGATGAGATCCT CTTCGGCACTGTTGAGGATCAATTGGGACTCTCACTGCGAAGAAAGGTGCACTCTATTGGTTGGTCTATATCACATACTTCCATGGTTCGGAATGAT ATAGATTCTGTTGCTGAAGAAGTAGAGTTAAGAAGGTCTGCCAATGAGATG GTGTTTATATATGGAGGAGTTGGCCCATTGTTTTCTGATGCAACTTTAGGGGGTATTGCAAAGGCATTTGGGGTTCGACTG GCTCCTGATGAAGAATTTGAAGAATACCTGAGGCATCTTATAGGAGAGCATTGCACTGGTGACCGAAATGAG ATGGCTCAGCTGCCTGAAGGGATCACTGAATTATTGCATCACGAAAAGTTGCCCGTCCCATTG ATCAAGTGTCACAATGTGATAGTTTTTACTGCAACAAACATAGTGGAACTGGACTTGCAGTGGGATTGTTTGATTGAGTTAACAAGAACTGGTGACCTTTTCCCATTGTTGGAACCATATAAGTCGAAGCACTTAACCACAAAACTGTCAGAT GTAGAAATTGCTCCATCTCTGGCCAAACTCTGTCTTGAATTCCCAGACATACAAATTG GATGTTATCGAGAATCCAGATCTGGGCCGATTATTATAAGTTTCAAAGGCAAG aatgaagaaagaaaccaGTTAGCTGCAGAAGCCTTGAGCAAGAAGTTCCAAACTGGGGCGTTCTCCGACATCAACTTGAATTTTCAAGAAACCTGA
- the LOC120091401 gene encoding transcription factor RAX2 → MGRTPCCDKANVKKGPWSPEEDAKLKDYIEKHGTGGNWISLPQKAGLKRCGKSCRLRWLNYLRPDIKHGDFSEEEDRIICNLYTTIGSRWSVIAAQLPGRTDNDIKNYWNTKLKKKLSSPQGTMVPQYIQPSTNSSSSSSSPSSYSNNGPLISTFLEPISFSSNLLLNPTTNNNNSATPIFHYQLSQDQSFMMSPMVGAENSNFHVKLDDHRLLVFGGDQGSSSSSDVEYGGAGVEEKRRSSSSSSSMSFVECSRVVNGWNNERQLEDQGMWNNNMENNYSPFMDYGLEEIKQLISSNNCTTNVLF, encoded by the exons ATGGGTAGAACTCCAtgttgtgataaagcaaatgtGAAGAAAGGGCCATGGTCTCCTGAAGAAGATGCAAAGCTTAAAGATTACATTGAAAAACATGGAACTGGAGGCAACTGGATTTCTCTCCCACAAAAGGCTG GTTTGAAGAGATGTGGGAAAAGTTGTAGATTGAGATGGTTAAATTATTTGAGACCTGATATCAAACATGGTGATTTTTCTGAGGAAGAAGATAGAATAATTTGCAATCTCTATACTACCATTGGAAGCAG GTGGTCAGTAATTGCAGCACAATTACCAGGAAGAACAGACAACGATATAAAAAACTACTGGAAcacgaaattgaagaaaaaactaAGTAGTCCTCAAGGGACAATGGTGCCCCAATATATTCAACCTTcaacaaattcatcttcatcttcttcttcaccatCTTCATACTCAAATAATGGGCCCTTGATTTCCACCTTTTTAGAACCCATCTCATTCTCATCCAATCTTCTTCTAAACCCCACCACCAATAATAACAATAGTGCCACTCCAATATTCCATTATCAACTCTCTCAAGATCAAAGCTTTATGATGAGTCCAATGGTAGGAGCTGAAAATAGTAATTTTCATGTGAAATTAGATGATCATAGGTTGCTTGTGTTTGGAGGGGATCAAGGGAGTAGTAGCTCATCGGACGTCGAGTACGGGGGCGCCGGAGTCGAGGAGAAGAGGagatcatcatcttcatcttcatcaatGAGTTTTGTAGAGTGCTCTAGAGTTGTGAATGGATGGAATAATGAGAGGCAATTAGAAGATCAAGGGATGTGGAATAATAATATGGAAAATAATTatagtccatttatggattatgGGCTTGAGGAAATTAAGCAGCTGATTAGTTCTAATAACTGCACCACCAATGTTCTTTTTTGA
- the LOC120091234 gene encoding uncharacterized protein LOC120091234, with protein MLSSMADPSLSLCFSSFSISRSLHLSPSFLLHPFLYSPRFSVSHHRPSRLLRFSLKSSSGSFMGDDSFGLFPWSDGDSEIHWVPEERVTLFTPDGLVQIGGSIVPRRISSSDKKQGKSKAYQRFQRFQESDYMDPKQSICLGALFDIAATNGLDMGRRLCIYGFCRSVEMLSDVVEDIVLEQGGEVVAAEKASKGGLQEKLTMTVAVPLLWGVPPASETLHLAVQSGGGIVEKVYWQWDFL; from the exons ATGCTCTCTTCCATGGCCGACCCTTCTCTTTCCTTGTGTTTCTCTTCCTTCTCCATTTCCCGCTCCCTCCACCTTTCCCCCTCTTTCCTTCTACACCCTTTTCTTTATTCTCCCAGATTCTCGGTCTCTCATCATCGCCCATCTCGTCTCCTTCGTTTCTCCCTCAAATCCTCCTCTGGAAGCTTCATGGGAGACGATTCGTTCGGATTGTTTCCTTGGTCTGATGGTGATAGCG AAATCCATTGGGTTCCTGAGGAGAGAGTCACATTGTTCACTCCTGATGGGCTTGTTCAGATTGGAGGCTCCATTGTCCCTCGACGAATTTCCTCTTCAGAT AAAAAACAAGGGAAATCAAAGGCTTACCAAAGATTCCAACGGTTTCAAGAGAGTGATTACATGGATCCAAAACAGAGCATATGTCTTGGTGCTCTATTTGATATCGCAGCGACCAAT GGACTTGACATGGGAAGAAGACTTTGTATCTATGGTTTTTGCCGTTCTGTTGAGATGCTAAGTGATGTTGTGGAGGACATTGTTTTGGAGCAAGGTGGAGAG GTTGTAGCAGCAGAGAAGGCAAGTAAAGGGGGTTTGCAGGAGAAGCTAACCATGACAGTTGCTGTGCCACTTCTATGGGGGGTTCCTCCTGCTTCTGAAACTCTTCATTTAGCTGTTCAGAGTGGTGGAGGTATTGTGGAGAAAGTGTATTGGCAATGGGATTTTTTGTAA